One Candidatus Nitrososphaera evergladensis SR1 genomic window, TGAAAATAGGCAATAATAGAATCTTCAATGACTTTTGGCTCTCCTTGCAGGAGATCCGCCCAGCTGTCAACATTCCGATATTCGATAAAACCTTCGACTGCACCTGTATAATTGCGCCAAGTATCTTCTGTCTTGCAAAGACGCTCCAGCAACTGAGCGACAGAGACGCTTTCAGCAAGGGCCTGAGCCATCCGTGGTCAAAGCTGCGAAAGACTAGGATATAGAGATGATGCCACTTATGACAAGTGACGGCACCTATAGACATAGAACTAAGTTCCGGAAGGGTTTTGGGCTTTAGATCTAATCAGGAAATATAAAACTGAACCCATGCTTATTGCAACGAGCAGCCACGCCACGTTAGTCGCTCCTGCCGTTGCAGGCGTGGCAAAAGTTGCAGTTCCGACAAAAAATGAAGCGATGAACAGCCCAACAAATGATGTCAGCATGGGGTTGTGCGTGCGTAGGAAAATTATCATTAGAATGATTCCCCATGCTATCATTACAAAGAAACCACCGAAGATAACCTCCAGTGGATATGTGAAGAAGTTAAACAAGCCGCCGAATGTCGAGGGGTCACAGGTGGCTAGTTCCAAGCATGATGCCATGATTAGGCCACCTCGTCAGGCGCGCGCCTGCTTGCACTCATTATAGCGAATAAGACTACTACTCCCACCAGCGCGACCGGGATGTAAAAATAAATGTTGTATAGGTTATCCCGAATCTGCAAACACTGAGAGGAGCAGTGGGTCCATAGGGAGGGGTTCTCCTTGAGAGAATACATGACAGGTGTCAGAGTGAACGATGCGACGCCAATAGCCAGAAGGGCCAGAATCGTTTTAACGATTATGATAACTGCCATACGAGATTCCCTGTCGCCCCTAATTCATGACAAGTCAGTACTATGATATAGAGATGATGGCACTTATGACAAGTAGACTCAAATATTATATACAGCGCCCCGCTTATCTCGTTCGAGTTGATGCAAGCAGAAGAACGGCATCAAAGTCAGCTGTTGTACGTCTATGTAGATTCTATCCAGCCGCCTTCTTTCGAGCTTCGCAGTGATATCGAGCAGGCTAACGACCCTGCTTTTCAAGAACTTTGCAATTCTGTACGAGAAACAGGAGTAATCGAGCCCCTCATCGTAAAACCTGTTGAAAATGGCAGATTTGAACTCATTGCCGGCGGCAGAAGGCTCAGGGCGGCTATGCTTGCCGGCCTGAAGGAGGTCCCGGTTATCGTCAAGCCTGCCCTAAGCGACATTGACGCCAAGGTCCTTGCAATTGCAGAGAACTTGCACCGCAAAGACCTTAGTCCAATCGAAAAAAGCCGGGCCCTGATTGCTCTATACGAATCGGCTGGCTATTCTGCAGAGTTATCTTTGAAATATCTCATGAGGCTAGATGAAGATCATTATCGCGGCGAGGCGAAAAGGGCAGATGCGATAGTTGTACCGGAGCACTTTAAAGAAATCGAAAAAAAGTTGGGTCTGGCTGCTAACCGGCAATGGCAACTACTCAAGTTTGCAGTACTTGACGACGACGTATTGAATTATGCCAAACAAAAGGGCTTGAATGGAAACAAAATACTGATGCTCACGGCAAAGGGCATAGTCGAAAAGGGTTCTGACGCGCACAAGCGCATCATCGATCACATTTGCAATCTGAGGGAGTATGAAGCACGCGAATACATACATAGATGCCTTATCTCAACAGGCCGGCCTAAAAAACAAGAAGAATCGAATCCACAACCTTTCGAGCAACAAAGCGCTCCAAGTGCAGAGAAGCAGAAGGAAGAAGAAGAGGAAGTTGTAAACACGTCACGTTCTGAGCGGCGGTATGCAAGACTTGCTCACTGCGACAACGACGACAAGGATTCAAGCAGGCCAGCAAGTGAGCTTGCATATCTTAGTGTGTATGATTTGTGCCTGCCGGCAGAGTTCTTGTCGCTGCTTAAGCGGCGCGCTACCATCGCAGGCAAGTTCGACTTGGGACAATATCTGACGTACGTTCTATTGTATAAATTACAACGCAGTAATGGAAGCAGAAGACTCTCACTTCCACCTGCCGAAAGGGCGTGGTTCATGTCAAAAAACAAGGGCTGTGCGACCGTCAGGACAGAAAAAGAGAAAATGAGAGAAGGGGAAAGCTAGTCT contains:
- a CDS encoding ParB/RepB/Spo0J family partition protein; amino-acid sequence: MQAEERHQSQLLYVYVDSIQPPSFELRSDIEQANDPAFQELCNSVRETGVIEPLIVKPVENGRFELIAGGRRLRAAMLAGLKEVPVIVKPALSDIDAKVLAIAENLHRKDLSPIEKSRALIALYESAGYSAELSLKYLMRLDEDHYRGEAKRADAIVVPEHFKEIEKKLGLAANRQWQLLKFAVLDDDVLNYAKQKGLNGNKILMLTAKGIVEKGSDAHKRIIDHICNLREYEAREYIHRCLISTGRPKKQEESNPQPFEQQSAPSAEKQKEEEEEVVNTSRSERRYARLAHCDNDDKDSSRPASELAYLSVYDLCLPAEFLSLLKRRATIAGKFDLGQYLTYVLLYKLQRSNGSRRLSLPPAERAWFMSKNKGCATVRTEKEKMREGES